A segment of the Paracoccus suum genome:
CCGCCGCGGCGATCAGCATCAGCCCCAGCACGGCCGCTGCCAGCGGCCCGCCGATGCGGTCGCGCCAACGGCTGAGCGCGCCGAGCGGGCGCAGGTGCTGGGTCAGCGCCAGATGGGCCCGCTGCGCCGCGCGCAGGTCAAGCTGGCGCGCGATGCGCGGCTGATGGCTCAGGCGGTCCGCCTCGGCCAGCAGCACGGCCTCGCGCCGCAGCCGCCGCGGCAGCGCCCCGCCCCGGCGTTGCAGCATGGTCGCAAGGTCCGGCACCGGCCCACGCCGCGCGCCGCCAAAGCGACTCGCCATCAGCGCGGCCACCTCGCCCGCCCATTGCTGCACCTGCTCTGCCTGCATCCCGGCCTCTTTCTGTCCTCGCGGCGCAGCATAGCAGCGTGGCAACCCGGCACCAGACCGGCTAGCGTGCCGGCATGAAGCTGAACACCATCATCACGGGCGAGCCCGGCGCCCTGCCCCCGGTCATCCTCGCGCACGGCCTGCTGGGCAGCGCGCGCAACCTCGGCGGTCTCGCCCGGCGCCTTGCGGGCCGGCGCGTGATTCAGGTCGATATGCGCAACCACGGCGACAGTGGCTGGTCGGACGATCACAGCTATGCCGCCCTCGCCGGCGACCTGGCCGAAGTGATCGCGGCCGAGGGCGGGATCGCCGACGTGGTCGGCCACTCGATGGGGGGCAAGGCGGCGATGGCCCTGGCGCTGCTGCACCCGCAGATGGTGCGCCGACTCGTCGTGCTGGACATCGCGCCCCTCGCCTACGCCCACAGCCAGACGCCGCTGATCGACGCGATGGCTGCGACCGACCTGACCAGCATCACCCGCCGTAGCGAGGCCGATGCGCGCCTGGCCGAACGGGTCGAGGACGCAGGCACCCGCGCCTTTGTGCTGCAATCGCTGGAACTGCGCCCGGGCGAGCCGGCGCGCTGGAAGATGAACCTCGCGGCGCTGCGGGCGGAAATGGCAGAACTGGTCGGCTGGCCGGAGGGGCTGGCGGAGGGCGCGTTCGACGGCCCGGTTCTAGCGATTGCCGGGGCCGAGAGCGATTACATCAGCCGCGAAGGCGAGGCCGCGCTGCGCCGCTATTTCCCGCAGATTGAGGTGCAACGTATCGCCGGCGCAGGGCACTGGGT
Coding sequences within it:
- a CDS encoding alpha/beta fold hydrolase yields the protein MKLNTIITGEPGALPPVILAHGLLGSARNLGGLARRLAGRRVIQVDMRNHGDSGWSDDHSYAALAGDLAEVIAAEGGIADVVGHSMGGKAAMALALLHPQMVRRLVVLDIAPLAYAHSQTPLIDAMAATDLTSITRRSEADARLAERVEDAGTRAFVLQSLELRPGEPARWKMNLAALRAEMAELVGWPEGLAEGAFDGPVLAIAGAESDYISREGEAALRRYFPQIEVQRIAGAGHWVHADAAQAVGDAVATFIG